The Pieris rapae chromosome 16, ilPieRapa1.1, whole genome shotgun sequence genome includes a region encoding these proteins:
- the LOC111000352 gene encoding homeobox protein Mohawk, producing the protein MTLIQRSEGVPDTMDGPAKEDRKSSRPVRNRRHTRRCLVSGQRPQKRLFTPEIKRYLKDWLVRRRENPYPNREEKKILSRETGLTYIQICNWFANWRRKLKNVNAERNQLTWGHLIRTYNNRAQGNVEQFSICSDDSIWSEQESISRRESSENNEQESPDIKTDDSGSSTASIDHGFNNNCNEIDHTAFSNCLIEKTSSPVLLTKWLESAARFKPSETNYSWWPEGKRKKSDSKQRITINNLEHDRDEVEAAVALTTLASSRIGA; encoded by the exons ATGACGCTTATTCAAAGGAGCGAGGGTGTGCCTGATACCATGGACGGGCCAGCTAAAGAAGACCGAAAGTCCTCGCGACCAGTGAGGAACAGACGACATACACG GCGATGTCTCGTCTCTGGCCAGCGCCCCCAGAAAAGACTTTTTACTCCAGAAATTAAACGTTACTTAAAAGATTGGCTTGTCAGACGAAGAGAAAACCCTTACCCTAACCGTGAGGAAAAAAAGATATTATCTCGAGAAACAGGACTAACATATATACAA ATTTGTAACTGGTTTGCGAACTGGCGTAGAAAACTCAAGAACGTCAATGCTGAAAGAAACCAATTAACTTGGGGTCACCTAATCCGCACTTACAATAATCGTGCGCAAGGGAATGTTGAGCAGTTCAGCATCTGTTCTGATGACAGTATTTGGAGTGAACAAGAGTCAATATCGCGTCGTGAATCGAGTGAGAACAACGAACAGGAAAGTCCAGATATAAAAACGGACGACTCAGGATCATCTACTGCGTCAATCGATCAcggttttaataacaattgcaATGAGATTGATCACACAGCCTTTTCCAATTGTTTAATTGAAAAGACGAGCAGCCCCGTGTTATTAACTAAGTGGTTAGAGAGTGCTGCCCGATTTAAGCCAAGCGAAACTAACTATTCCTGGTGGCCTGAAGGGAAGCGAAAAAAATCCGATTCAAAACAGCGTATTACCATAAACAATTTAGAACATGACAGAGATGAAGTAGAAGCCGCCGTAGCACTTACCACTTTAGCTTCCAGTCGTATTGGAGCCTAA
- the LOC111000346 gene encoding 39S ribosomal protein L10, mitochondrial translates to MTSLNKVLLQTPATFLIARRFRGKINIQKPKKPHFEKQLLIDITQPTYGPPKSTLPQYAFCNKDKPTFTKKEIDNPFERILARECLEWFNTSKMVVFLHLNSITMEDKTPIFAALKKNDMHLRTYGKKIMSMATTGTRYEVVNQLFTSHQNVIFGQPKNAHKMFKILKKAPQLVVMAGIIEDRMMSKNELLEFSNLPNLEVARSQLCSVLQSAGSCFVSQLNQNQQILVSHLEKHIEMQSSPEKNKEDS, encoded by the exons atgACATCTCTAAATaaag TTTTGTTACAGACACCTGCGACTTTCCTGATAGCTAGGCGATTTCGAGGGaaaattaacatacaaaaacCAAAGAAGCCTCACTTCGAAAAACAACTCCTTATCGACATTACTCAACCGACTTATGGTCCACCAAAAAGTACATTACCTCAGTATGCCTTTTGTAACAAAGACAAGCCCACTTTTACAAAGAAGGAAATTGATAATCCATTTGAAAGAATATTAGCACGCGAATGTCTTGAATGGTTCAATACATCAAAAATGGTAGTCTTCCTACATTTGAACTCTATTACTATGGAAGATAAAACACCAATATTTGCTGCATTAAAAAAGAATGATATGCATTTAAGAACATATGGAAAGAAAATAATGAGCATGGCTACTACGGGGACCAGATATGAAGTtgttaatcaattatttacatcTCATCAAAATGTAATATTCGGCCAGCCAAAGAATGCACATaagatgtttaaaattttgaaaaaagcacCGCAATTAGTTGTAATGG CTGGCATAATTGAAGATAGGATGATGTCCAAAAATGAACTACTGGAATTCAGTAATCTTCCTAACTTGGAAGTGGCTAGAAGTCAGCTGTGCTCAGTCCTACAGAGTGCTGGTTCATGTTTTGTCAGTCAACTAAATCAAAATCAACAAATTTTAGTCTCACATCTTGAAAAGCACATAGAGATGCAAAGCTCACCAGAAAAGAATAAGGAAGATAGTTGA